Part of the Actinomycetota bacterium genome is shown below.
CGGCCCAGATTGCGATAGCCTCTATGCGGCCGCTCATGGTTATAGAACTTTAGCCAAACGTCCAGATCTTTCTGTAGCTCTTCAATACTGCCATAGAACTTCTTTCTGAAGGCTGTGCGGAAGAACTCATCCAAGATGGTTCGGTTGAACCTTTCCACAAAACCATTG
Proteins encoded:
- a CDS encoding integrase core domain-containing protein, translating into NGFVERFNRTILDEFFRTAFRKKFYGSIEELQKDLDVWLKFYNHERPHRGYRNLGRRPYETFVEGKKLTLKETSTRGVGPRSEAA